From a single Nissabacter sp. SGAir0207 genomic region:
- the bglF gene encoding PTS beta-glucoside transporter subunit IIABC → MDNQQVASEILAGVGGRENIAGVMHCATRLRFKLRDRTRADAEGLKQHPGVIMVVESGGQFQVVIGNHVSDVYQALVRQAGLEEGGAPAPTEGEAKPGLLSRFIDMVSGIFTPVVGLMAASGILKGLLALALVFGWLSDQSGTYQVLFVAGDALFYFLPLVLGYTAGKKFGGSPFVTMAIGGALMHPMMLAAFQGEIDGTGAPFTFFGLPVTLINYSSSVIPILFAAWISCWIERQVHPRLHSNIRNFCTPLICLAVTVPLTFLVIGPAATWLSQQLASGFQSIYAFAPWLAGAVLAALWQVCVIFGLHWGLVPMMINNLSVLGHDTMIPLLIPAVLGQAGAALGVLLRSRDQKRRGLAGSAFTAALFGITEPAVYGVTLPTKRPFIFGCLGAALGGALIGFFQTKVYSFGLVSIFTLAQIIPPTGLDATVWAGAAGAVLALVFATLMTMAFGEPRATAAPAAPVAEPAAPAATPAAPPVGQGETLLSPMSGTLVALEQVPDKTFASGLLGKGIAIVPQEGRVTSPVDGEVASLFATRHAIGIASQGGSEILIHVGIDTVKLDGQHFTAHVKAGDRVSAGDLLLTFDRQAIAAAGYDLTTPMLVSNSDEFTDVLCARSGAIQQQTPLLTVIH, encoded by the coding sequence ATGGATAATCAGCAGGTGGCGAGCGAGATCCTGGCCGGGGTCGGCGGCCGGGAGAACATAGCGGGCGTGATGCACTGCGCCACCCGGTTGCGCTTCAAGCTGCGCGACCGGACGCGGGCCGATGCCGAAGGGCTGAAGCAACACCCCGGCGTGATCATGGTGGTGGAGAGCGGCGGCCAGTTCCAGGTGGTGATCGGCAACCACGTCAGCGACGTCTATCAGGCACTGGTGCGTCAGGCCGGGCTGGAGGAGGGCGGCGCGCCTGCGCCAACGGAGGGCGAGGCGAAGCCGGGGCTGCTCAGCCGCTTTATCGACATGGTTTCCGGCATCTTCACGCCGGTGGTCGGGCTGATGGCCGCCTCCGGCATCCTGAAAGGACTGCTGGCACTGGCGCTGGTGTTCGGCTGGCTGTCAGACCAGAGCGGCACCTATCAGGTGCTGTTCGTGGCGGGCGATGCGCTGTTCTACTTCCTGCCGCTGGTGCTCGGCTACACCGCTGGCAAAAAGTTCGGCGGCAGCCCCTTCGTCACCATGGCGATTGGCGGCGCGCTGATGCACCCGATGATGCTGGCCGCCTTTCAGGGGGAGATTGACGGCACCGGTGCCCCCTTCACCTTCTTCGGCCTGCCGGTGACGCTGATCAACTACAGCTCCTCGGTGATCCCGATTCTGTTCGCCGCCTGGATCAGCTGCTGGATTGAGCGGCAGGTGCACCCACGGCTGCACAGCAATATCCGTAACTTCTGCACGCCGCTGATCTGTCTGGCGGTGACGGTGCCGCTCACCTTCCTGGTGATTGGCCCGGCGGCCACCTGGCTTAGCCAGCAACTGGCCAGCGGTTTCCAGTCAATCTATGCCTTCGCCCCGTGGCTGGCGGGCGCGGTGCTGGCCGCGCTCTGGCAGGTGTGCGTGATCTTCGGGCTGCACTGGGGGCTGGTGCCGATGATGATCAACAACCTCAGCGTGCTGGGCCATGACACCATGATCCCGCTGTTGATCCCGGCGGTGCTGGGGCAGGCCGGGGCGGCGCTGGGCGTGCTGCTGCGCAGCCGTGACCAGAAGCGCCGTGGGCTGGCTGGATCGGCCTTCACCGCCGCGCTGTTTGGCATCACCGAACCGGCGGTATATGGCGTCACGCTGCCGACCAAGCGCCCCTTTATCTTCGGCTGCCTTGGCGCGGCGCTCGGCGGCGCGCTGATTGGCTTCTTCCAGACCAAGGTCTACTCCTTCGGACTGGTGAGCATCTTTACCCTGGCACAGATCATCCCACCAACTGGCCTTGACGCCACCGTCTGGGCGGGTGCCGCCGGTGCGGTGCTGGCGCTGGTCTTCGCGACACTGATGACGATGGCCTTTGGCGAACCGCGTGCCACCGCCGCACCTGCCGCCCCGGTGGCGGAGCCAGCGGCCCCGGCGGCCACACCGGCCGCGCCGCCGGTTGGGCAGGGCGAAACGCTGCTCAGCCCGATGAGCGGCACGCTGGTGGCGCTGGAGCAGGTGCCGGACAAAACCTTCGCCAGCGGCCTGCTCGGCAAGGGGATCGCCATCGTGCCGCAAGAGGGGCGCGTCACCTCGCCGGTGGATGGGGAGGTCGCCTCGCTGTTCGCCACCCGCCACGCCATCGGCATCGCCTCGCAGGGCGGCAGCGAGATCCTGATCCATGTCGGCATCGACACCGTTAAGCTGGATGGCCAGCACTTCACCGCCCACGTTAAGGCGGGCGACCGGGTGTCCGCTGGCGACCTGCTTTTGACTTTCGACCGTCAGGCGATTGCCGCGGCGGGTTACGACCTCACCACGCCGATGCTGGTGAGCAACAGCGATGAGTTTACGGATGTGCTCTGCGCCCGCAGTGGCGCGATCCAGCAGCAAACGCCGTTGCTGACGGTCATTCATTGA
- a CDS encoding glycoside hydrolase family 1 protein, protein MKNAFPQEFLWGGAIAANQVEGAYLTDGKGLSTSDLQPHGIFGEIVERHEGDHGIKDVAIDFYHRYPEDIALFAEMGFTCLRVSIAWTRIFPQGDEAEPNEAGLAFYDRLFDELATHNITPLVTLSHYEMPYGLVKNYGGWGSRKTIGFFTRYARTVFERYRHKVKLWLTFNEINMALHEPFTGVGLPKESSKGEIYQAIHHQLVASAAAVKALHEIIPDGRIGNMLLGGLLYPLSCAPADVLATQRQNRDWLFFGDVQARGYYPSYMTRYLREQGVALEITEEDRETLKSTVDFISFSYYMSGCVTADEALNQQMRGNILNMVPNPHLASSEWGWQIDPEGLRILLNMLWDRYQKPLFIVENGLGAKDKLEADGSINDDYRIQYLNDHLVQVGEAMEDGVEVLGYTSWGPIDLVSASKAELSKRYGFIYVDRDDNGEGTLTRRRKKSFNWYQEVIRSRGASLTRK, encoded by the coding sequence ATGAAAAATGCATTTCCGCAGGAGTTTCTATGGGGCGGGGCGATTGCCGCCAATCAGGTTGAAGGTGCCTACCTGACCGACGGCAAGGGCCTCTCCACCTCCGATCTGCAGCCGCACGGCATCTTCGGCGAGATTGTTGAGCGCCATGAGGGCGACCACGGCATCAAGGACGTGGCGATCGACTTCTACCACCGCTACCCAGAAGACATCGCGCTGTTCGCCGAAATGGGCTTCACCTGCCTGCGCGTCTCCATTGCCTGGACGCGCATCTTCCCGCAGGGCGATGAGGCGGAGCCAAACGAGGCCGGGCTGGCCTTCTATGATCGCCTGTTCGATGAGCTGGCGACGCACAACATCACCCCGCTGGTGACCCTCTCGCACTACGAGATGCCTTACGGGCTGGTGAAAAACTATGGCGGTTGGGGCAGCCGCAAAACCATCGGCTTCTTCACCCGCTATGCGCGCACGGTGTTTGAGCGCTACCGCCACAAGGTGAAGCTGTGGCTGACCTTCAATGAGATCAACATGGCGCTGCACGAGCCATTCACCGGCGTCGGCCTGCCGAAAGAGAGCAGCAAGGGCGAGATCTATCAGGCGATCCACCACCAGCTGGTGGCCAGCGCCGCCGCGGTGAAGGCGCTGCATGAGATCATCCCGGATGGCCGCATCGGCAACATGCTGCTTGGCGGGCTGCTCTACCCGCTCTCCTGCGCCCCGGCCGACGTCCTGGCGACCCAGCGCCAGAACCGTGACTGGCTCTTCTTCGGCGATGTGCAGGCGCGCGGCTACTACCCCTCCTACATGACCCGCTACCTGCGCGAACAGGGCGTGGCGCTGGAGATCACCGAGGAGGATCGCGAGACGCTGAAATCGACCGTCGATTTCATCTCCTTTAGCTACTACATGTCCGGCTGCGTCACCGCCGACGAGGCGCTGAACCAGCAGATGCGCGGCAACATCCTGAACATGGTGCCGAACCCGCATCTGGCCAGTTCGGAGTGGGGCTGGCAGATTGACCCGGAGGGGCTGCGCATCCTGCTCAACATGCTGTGGGATCGCTACCAGAAGCCGCTGTTCATCGTCGAAAACGGGCTGGGCGCGAAAGACAAACTGGAAGCGGATGGCAGCATCAATGATGACTACCGCATCCAGTACCTCAATGACCACTTGGTGCAGGTGGGCGAGGCGATGGAGGATGGCGTCGAGGTGCTGGGCTACACCAGCTGGGGGCCAATCGATCTGGTCAGCGCCTCCAAGGCGGAGCTGTCCAAGCGCTACGGCTTTATCTACGTGGATCGTGATGACAACGGCGAAGGCACGCTGACGCGGCGTCGCAAGAAGAGCTTCAATTGGTACCAAGAGGTGATTCGCAGCCGGGGTGCCAGCCTGACGCGCAAATAG
- a CDS encoding SLC13 family permease has translation MANSLFKRVIHALFHDRLLQALLLLGAVLTAFQPAAVRAFPRYVDWPTIVTLLGLLLLTKGVEVSGCFDWLGRGLMRRLQRERTLALFLVAAAALLSTFMTNDVALFIVVPLTITLKKLSALPVRRLIIFEALAVNAGSLLTPIGNPQNILLWSRAGNSFAAFTWQMLPLAACVLLALLLVTWFSFPARRIKDVRLPEGVACQRGLLAGCVLLYGMFLVCVEQGVAAWGLLAVAVGMLLLARQVLAQVDWGLILVFIAMFIDIRLLVELAPLHPLFAQIAHLPEGGLYLLGIGLSQVISNVPATILLMNYVPSSALVAYAVNVGGFGVAIGSLANLIALRMANDRRIWWRFHLYSLPFLLLSALAGWGLLALRG, from the coding sequence ATGGCCAACTCCCTGTTTAAACGCGTAATCCACGCCCTGTTCCACGACCGCCTGTTGCAGGCGCTGCTGCTGCTGGGCGCGGTGCTGACCGCCTTCCAGCCCGCCGCCGTACGGGCGTTCCCGCGCTACGTGGATTGGCCGACCATTGTCACCCTGCTGGGGCTGCTGCTGTTGACCAAGGGGGTGGAGGTCAGCGGCTGCTTTGACTGGCTCGGACGCGGGCTGATGCGCCGCTTACAGCGTGAACGCACGCTGGCGCTGTTTCTGGTGGCTGCCGCGGCGCTGCTCTCCACCTTCATGACCAACGACGTGGCGCTGTTTATCGTGGTGCCGCTCACCATCACGCTGAAAAAGCTGTCGGCACTGCCGGTGCGGCGGCTGATCATCTTTGAGGCGCTGGCGGTCAACGCTGGCTCACTGCTGACGCCCATCGGCAACCCGCAAAACATCCTGCTGTGGAGCCGCGCCGGTAACTCCTTCGCCGCCTTTACCTGGCAGATGCTGCCGCTGGCGGCCTGCGTGCTGCTGGCGCTGCTGCTGGTGACCTGGTTCAGCTTCCCGGCGCGGCGCATCAAGGATGTGCGCCTGCCGGAGGGGGTGGCCTGCCAGCGCGGGCTACTGGCGGGCTGCGTGCTGCTCTACGGGATGTTTTTGGTCTGCGTGGAGCAGGGCGTGGCGGCGTGGGGATTGCTGGCGGTGGCGGTGGGAATGCTGCTGCTGGCGCGCCAGGTGCTGGCGCAGGTGGACTGGGGGCTGATTCTGGTGTTCATCGCGATGTTCATCGACATCCGCCTGTTGGTGGAACTGGCCCCGCTGCACCCGCTGTTCGCGCAGATCGCCCACCTGCCGGAGGGTGGGCTGTACCTGCTCGGCATTGGCCTGTCACAGGTGATCAGCAATGTGCCGGCCACCATTCTGCTGATGAACTACGTGCCCTCCAGCGCGCTGGTGGCCTACGCCGTCAACGTCGGCGGCTTTGGCGTGGCGATTGGCTCACTGGCGAACCTGATCGCGCTACGGATGGCCAATGACCGCCGCATCTGGTGGCGCTTCCACCTCTACTCCCTGCCGTTCCTGCTGCTCAGCGCGCTGGCCGGCTGGGGGTTGCTGGCGCTACGCGGCTAG
- the flk gene encoding flagella biosynthesis regulator Flk: protein MQPLSGHGLPPASDRPLPTARTGQPSSDALPLTPAQRTTLEKLVVKIMALTPMKPAELWASLRHDLRVPDEQEISAGQFPQAEHNLQARLSSAQESHASRQLLQQLTELLPLGNNRQAVSDFIRQSFGHTVLSQLSHAQLQQVLALIQSGELTIPAPQQTPVTDRPMLPAEQHSLQQLVARLSAVTGEKPAKLWHDLFTLASVATTDPMPARHFQLATHYLQARLTLSQQAAPTLHTLHAALKQPASETEQRQLAEYAQAQFQAGPLTPLTQAQAQDLLGQLFGPRVDRSATSNAMVQPLAPPPLNPLIALLPPGLRGSAGAPLLFVALLVLLLMLWLVA from the coding sequence ATGCAACCACTGAGCGGCCACGGCCTTCCCCCGGCCAGCGACCGGCCCTTGCCCACGGCCAGAACCGGGCAGCCCTCGTCTGATGCCCTGCCGCTCACCCCTGCACAGCGCACCACCCTGGAGAAGCTGGTGGTGAAGATTATGGCCCTGACGCCGATGAAACCGGCGGAGCTGTGGGCCAGCCTGCGCCATGACCTGCGCGTGCCGGACGAGCAGGAGATCAGCGCTGGCCAGTTCCCGCAGGCGGAGCACAATTTGCAGGCGCGGCTGAGCAGCGCGCAGGAGAGCCACGCCAGCCGCCAGTTGCTGCAACAGCTGACCGAGCTATTGCCGCTTGGCAATAACCGTCAGGCGGTGAGCGACTTTATCCGCCAGAGTTTCGGCCATACGGTGTTGAGCCAGCTGAGCCACGCCCAGTTGCAACAGGTGCTGGCGCTGATCCAGTCCGGCGAGCTGACCATTCCCGCGCCGCAGCAGACGCCAGTCACCGATCGCCCGATGCTGCCAGCGGAGCAGCACAGCCTGCAACAGCTGGTGGCGCGCCTGAGCGCCGTCACCGGCGAGAAACCGGCCAAGCTGTGGCACGACCTGTTTACTTTGGCCAGCGTCGCCACCACCGACCCGATGCCCGCGCGCCACTTCCAGCTGGCGACCCACTATTTGCAGGCGCGGCTGACCCTCAGCCAGCAGGCTGCCCCCACCCTGCACACCCTCCATGCCGCGCTCAAGCAACCGGCCAGCGAGACGGAGCAGCGCCAGCTGGCGGAGTATGCGCAGGCGCAGTTCCAGGCTGGGCCACTGACGCCGCTGACGCAGGCACAGGCGCAGGATCTGCTCGGCCAGCTGTTTGGCCCGCGCGTAGATCGCAGCGCCACCTCCAACGCGATGGTGCAGCCGCTGGCCCCGCCGCCGCTCAACCCGCTGATCGCCCTGCTGCCGCCCGGCCTGCGCGGCTCCGCGGGCGCGCCGCTGCTGTTCGTCGCCCTGCTGGTGCTGTTGCTGATGCTCTGGCTGGTGGCCTAG
- a CDS encoding PLP-dependent aminotransferase family protein has product MHIALDRHSVIPLYLQIEETLRAAILNGALAEGDKLPSTRTLAAELAVSRLTVENAYGELAAKGFLQARRGSGAYVRHPYAPAGTPATGQPALETPVDPYTTSTSRLDGQPDAPLPPEVINFAAGTGNPRLFPQEAFRRVMHSVLRRHADAAFHYGDYCGYFPLRDTLARILSLQGIPARPEQILITNGSQQALSLVSQTLLRPGDRVLVEEPTYAEALTLFALQGVEIISVPCDQDGMCVEALPALLAAHRPALIYTIPNFHNPTGRCLSEPRRRRLVALAAAAGVPLLEDDFVGELRYQGAALPSLRSLATEGEVIYINTFSKIVMPGLRIGYLVAEGERYRQLAQRRHADSFASAGLLQRSLEAFVTVGSVQRQVQRACRLYRQHRDVMAAALRRHLPAGCHFELPEGGLFIWLQLPPEIPVSRLVPLAWHQQVTFARGDCFYRDHPQADFTLRLNFAANTPERIEEGIIRLAEAMRLCQMQAQTGEGVSDRPPLMI; this is encoded by the coding sequence ATGCACATCGCCCTCGACCGCCACAGCGTCATCCCGCTCTATTTGCAGATAGAGGAGACGCTGCGCGCCGCCATCCTGAATGGTGCCCTTGCCGAGGGCGACAAGCTCCCCTCCACCCGGACACTGGCCGCCGAGCTGGCCGTCAGCCGCCTGACGGTTGAGAACGCCTATGGGGAGCTGGCGGCCAAGGGGTTTTTACAGGCGCGGCGCGGCAGTGGGGCCTACGTGCGCCACCCCTATGCCCCCGCCGGGACGCCCGCCACCGGCCAGCCCGCGCTGGAGACGCCGGTTGACCCCTACACCACCAGCACCTCACGCCTCGATGGCCAGCCCGACGCCCCGCTGCCGCCAGAGGTGATCAACTTTGCCGCTGGCACCGGCAACCCGCGCCTTTTTCCCCAGGAGGCGTTCCGCCGGGTGATGCACTCGGTACTGCGCCGCCATGCCGATGCAGCCTTCCACTACGGTGACTACTGCGGCTACTTTCCGCTGCGCGACACGCTGGCGCGCATCCTGTCGTTGCAGGGCATCCCGGCGCGGCCGGAGCAGATCCTGATCACCAATGGCTCGCAGCAGGCGCTGAGTCTGGTGAGCCAGACGCTGCTGCGCCCCGGCGACCGGGTGTTGGTGGAGGAGCCGACCTACGCCGAGGCGCTGACGCTGTTTGCGCTCCAGGGGGTGGAGATTATCTCCGTGCCCTGTGACCAGGATGGCATGTGCGTCGAGGCGCTACCGGCGCTGTTGGCGGCGCACCGCCCGGCGCTGATCTACACCATCCCCAACTTCCACAACCCCACCGGCCGCTGCCTGAGCGAGCCACGCCGCCGTCGGCTGGTGGCGCTGGCCGCAGCCGCCGGGGTGCCGCTGCTGGAGGATGACTTCGTGGGCGAGCTGCGCTATCAGGGCGCGGCCCTCCCCTCGCTGCGTTCGCTAGCCACGGAGGGCGAGGTGATCTACATCAACACCTTCTCCAAGATTGTGATGCCCGGCCTGCGCATCGGCTATCTGGTGGCGGAGGGCGAGCGCTACCGCCAGCTGGCCCAGCGCCGCCATGCCGACAGCTTCGCCAGCGCTGGCCTGCTGCAACGCTCGTTGGAGGCGTTTGTCACCGTCGGCAGCGTCCAGCGGCAGGTGCAGCGCGCCTGCCGCCTCTACCGTCAGCACCGGGACGTGATGGCGGCGGCGCTCCGGCGTCACTTGCCCGCGGGCTGCCACTTTGAGCTGCCGGAAGGCGGGCTGTTTATCTGGCTGCAACTGCCGCCAGAGATCCCGGTTTCACGGCTGGTGCCGCTGGCGTGGCACCAACAGGTGACCTTCGCCCGTGGCGACTGCTTCTACCGTGACCACCCGCAAGCCGATTTCACGCTGCGGCTCAATTTTGCCGCCAACACGCCGGAGCGCATTGAGGAGGGCATCATCCGGCTGGCGGAGGCGATGCGCCTTTGCCAGATGCAGGCGCAAACTGGGGAGGGAGTAAGCGATCGGCCGCCATTGATGATTTAA
- a CDS encoding DMT family transporter, producing the protein MSTLAEPAVPAAATQSGLLSPARHGFSLAALSAFLLAFTAIIIRILTERYHLPALVLAFWRAALVALVLCPVLLWRRPAWLRPGWRELRFYALFGLVLALFNALWTCSIMLNGASVATILSYFSVGFTVFLGWACFGERLSGRQLLIIAVSLLGCALVSLGGTESAAMGGLFGLAIGILTGVGSTLYALCGRLASQRGCPEWGTLCYVFAFAALYQLLFNGLAGQFPALAGPLSGDILFLSRGEGGVAWGGWGLLLLLAAGPTLLGFGLYNLSLKHLPLAVANLILSLELVFTAIIAWLLLGETLTAWQTLGSGMMLAGVGLMRRSRRPPVSAPDATAACAGAGRGTPPAA; encoded by the coding sequence ATGTCGACCCTCGCTGAACCGGCCGTGCCGGCTGCCGCAACGCAAAGTGGCCTGCTGTCGCCCGCGCGCCACGGTTTCTCCCTGGCAGCGCTGAGCGCCTTCCTGCTGGCCTTTACCGCCATCATTATCCGCATCCTGACAGAGCGCTACCACCTGCCCGCGCTGGTACTGGCCTTCTGGCGCGCGGCGCTGGTGGCGCTGGTGCTCTGCCCGGTGCTGCTCTGGCGACGCCCGGCATGGCTGCGGCCGGGCTGGCGGGAGCTGCGTTTCTATGCGCTGTTTGGGCTGGTGCTGGCGCTGTTCAACGCGCTCTGGACCTGCTCAATCATGCTCAACGGTGCCTCGGTCGCCACCATCCTTAGCTACTTCTCCGTGGGCTTTACGGTGTTTTTGGGCTGGGCCTGTTTTGGTGAGCGGTTGAGCGGCCGCCAGCTACTGATTATTGCAGTCAGCCTGCTCGGCTGTGCGCTGGTCAGTTTGGGTGGCACCGAATCGGCGGCGATGGGCGGGCTGTTTGGGCTGGCGATCGGCATCCTGACCGGCGTTGGCTCCACCCTCTATGCGCTGTGCGGTCGGCTGGCGAGCCAGCGTGGCTGCCCGGAGTGGGGCACGCTCTGCTACGTCTTCGCCTTCGCGGCACTCTACCAGTTGCTGTTCAATGGGCTGGCGGGGCAATTCCCGGCGCTGGCCGGGCCGCTCTCCGGGGACATTCTGTTCCTGTCGCGGGGCGAGGGGGGCGTGGCGTGGGGCGGCTGGGGGCTGCTGCTGCTGTTGGCCGCCGGGCCGACGCTGCTCGGCTTTGGCCTCTACAACCTCAGCCTGAAGCACCTGCCGCTGGCGGTGGCGAACCTGATCCTGTCGCTGGAGCTGGTCTTCACCGCCATCATCGCCTGGCTGCTGCTCGGCGAGACGCTGACGGCGTGGCAAACGCTGGGCAGTGGGATGATGCTGGCCGGCGTTGGGCTGATGCGCCGCAGCCGCCGACCGCCGGTCAGCGCGCCGGACGCAACAGCGGCGTGCGCAGGCGCTGGGCGAGGAACACCCCCAGCAGCGTGA
- a CDS encoding DMT family transporter, which produces MNALFPLLAVMIWSLNAVVSKVAAGAIDPAAISFYRWLLALLVLTPFVLPGLWRNRAAVRPHLWKLLVLGLLGMVLYQSLAYYAAHSVSALFMGILNALIPLLTVLFSIAVLGVAPTRGMALGGLLSFGGLVWLVSGGEPAQLLHHGIGSGELMMLAASASYACYGVLTKRWAIPLPNWQSLYVQILFGVLLLTPNFLHAPDVALTARNIPLVLFAGIPASLIAPFLWIQGVMRLGANTASIFMNLVPLFTAVIAVLFLHEQLHSYHLIGGGVTLLGVFLAQRLRTPLLRPAR; this is translated from the coding sequence ATGAATGCACTCTTTCCCCTGCTGGCCGTGATGATCTGGTCGCTGAACGCCGTGGTCAGCAAAGTCGCCGCCGGTGCCATCGACCCAGCCGCCATCTCCTTCTACCGCTGGCTGCTGGCGCTGCTGGTGCTGACGCCCTTTGTGCTGCCCGGCCTGTGGCGCAACCGCGCGGCGGTGCGCCCGCACCTGTGGAAGCTGCTGGTGCTGGGCCTGCTCGGCATGGTGCTCTACCAGAGCCTGGCCTACTACGCGGCGCACAGCGTCAGCGCGCTGTTCATGGGCATTTTGAATGCGCTGATCCCGCTGCTGACGGTGCTGTTCAGCATTGCGGTGCTGGGGGTGGCACCGACGCGCGGCATGGCGCTGGGTGGGTTGCTCTCGTTCGGCGGGTTGGTGTGGCTGGTGAGCGGCGGCGAACCGGCGCAGCTGCTGCACCACGGCATTGGCAGTGGCGAATTGATGATGCTGGCCGCCTCCGCCTCCTACGCCTGCTATGGGGTGCTGACCAAGCGCTGGGCGATCCCGCTGCCGAACTGGCAGTCGCTCTATGTGCAGATCCTGTTCGGCGTGCTGCTGCTGACGCCCAACTTCCTCCATGCGCCTGACGTGGCGCTGACGGCGCGCAATATCCCGCTGGTGCTGTTCGCGGGCATCCCTGCCTCGCTGATTGCGCCCTTCCTCTGGATCCAGGGGGTGATGCGGCTCGGTGCCAATACCGCCTCGATCTTTATGAATCTGGTGCCGCTGTTCACCGCCGTCATTGCCGTGCTGTTCCTGCATGAGCAGTTGCACAGCTACCACCTGATTGGCGGCGGCGTCACGCTGCTGGGGGTGTTCCTCGCCCAGCGCCTGCGCACGCCGCTGTTGCGTCCGGCGCGCTGA
- the pdxB gene encoding 4-phosphoerythronate dehydrogenase PdxB yields the protein MKILVDENMPYAQTLFSRLGDVLAVPGRPIPREALADADALMVRSVTKVNADLLAGTPVNFVGTATAGTDHVDDAWLAGQGIGFSAAPGCNAIAVVEYVFSALLILAQRDGWQLRDKTVGIVGVGNVGSRLQARLEALGVKTLLCDPPRAERGDTGPFWPLEKLVAEADILTFHTPLYKSGPHRTQHMVDAELLAALPAGRVLVNACRGEVVDNAALLAALTGGKALSTVLDVWEPEPDLSLPLLRAVDIGTAHIAGYSLEGKARGTTQVFEAYSRFLGRPQDVPLASLLPAPDFGELTLNGDLSRTLDEGVLLRLMHLVYDVRRDDAPLRRVAGQPGEFDKLRKFYQERREWSSLCIHCDDEATATLLTRLGFTARLK from the coding sequence GTGAAGATCCTGGTTGATGAAAATATGCCCTATGCCCAGACGCTGTTCAGCCGACTGGGGGACGTCCTGGCGGTGCCCGGCCGCCCCATCCCACGGGAGGCGCTGGCCGATGCCGACGCGCTGATGGTGCGATCCGTCACCAAGGTCAATGCCGATCTGCTGGCTGGTACGCCAGTCAACTTCGTCGGCACCGCCACCGCGGGCACCGACCACGTGGATGACGCGTGGCTCGCTGGTCAGGGCATCGGCTTCTCCGCCGCACCGGGCTGCAACGCCATCGCGGTGGTGGAGTATGTCTTCTCGGCGCTGCTGATTCTGGCGCAGCGGGACGGCTGGCAGTTGCGCGATAAAACCGTCGGCATCGTCGGCGTCGGCAACGTCGGCTCGCGCTTGCAGGCGCGGCTGGAGGCGCTGGGGGTGAAGACCCTGCTGTGCGATCCGCCCCGCGCCGAGCGCGGCGACACCGGGCCATTCTGGCCGCTGGAGAAGCTGGTTGCCGAGGCCGATATCCTCACCTTCCACACCCCGCTCTACAAGAGTGGGCCGCACCGCACCCAGCACATGGTGGACGCCGAGCTGCTGGCGGCGCTGCCAGCCGGCCGCGTGCTGGTCAACGCCTGCCGGGGCGAGGTGGTGGACAACGCCGCGCTGCTGGCGGCACTGACCGGCGGCAAGGCGCTCAGCACGGTGCTGGACGTCTGGGAGCCGGAGCCGGATCTCTCCCTGCCGCTGTTGCGCGCGGTGGACATCGGCACCGCCCACATCGCTGGCTACAGCCTGGAGGGCAAGGCGCGCGGCACCACCCAAGTGTTTGAGGCCTACAGCCGCTTCCTCGGCCGCCCGCAGGACGTGCCGTTGGCCAGCCTGCTGCCCGCGCCGGACTTTGGCGAACTGACGCTCAATGGCGATCTCAGCCGCACCCTCGATGAGGGCGTCCTGCTGCGCCTGATGCACCTGGTGTATGATGTGCGGCGTGATGACGCCCCGCTGCGCCGCGTGGCTGGCCAGCCGGGCGAGTTCGACAAATTGCGTAAATTTTATCAGGAGCGGCGCGAATGGTCGTCGCTCTGCATCCACTGTGACGACGAGGCCACGGCCACGCTGCTGACGCGGCTGGGCTTCACTGCCCGGCTGAAGTAG